The genomic interval GCGAGCCGCTGACGGATGTCTCCGACACGGACGGCGCCTACGAGTTCACGTTCCTGCCGCGCGAGAACGAGTACCTGATCCAGGTGACGAACGCTGAGGGTCGTTACAACGTCAAGATCCCGGTGACTCCGCTGCTGCGTTCCGCTGACCCGTTCGAGTTCTCGGACGACAACGACGGTGTGCTCGTGGAGCTGGAAGACGGCACGCTGGTTGTCCGGAGCAACCCGATGGACTTCGGGCTCGAGGGCCTCTTCGCCTCGCGCTTCGCGGACCGGATGAACGTCGATGTCGGCTTCTACGAGCGTGACAACTTCGCCGTCATCGGCGACCGCGTCTGGGACGACCTCAACCGCAACGGCATCCAGGATCTGGGTGAGCCGGGCGTGGGCGGTCAGACCGTGCACCTGTACAAGTACGTCCAGGACGAGGACGGCCTGTGGGTGCGCGACGAGACGTTCGACGAGACCGCGACCTCGGACTCGCACGGTTTCTACTCGTTCCGTCGGGTGGAGGCGTTCGACCTGGCGGTGGCGGATGAGCTGATCGAGTACCGCTACGCCGTTGCAGTGCTCCCGGGCGAGCTCGTTGCGGGGTACACCCTCGCGCCGGCGCTCCAGGGGACGCGCACGGATCTCGACTCCGATTTCCAGCTCGACGGCACGATGCAGACCGCGAGCGACGGCACGGGACTCATCTCCCTCATCGCCGACGCGAGCGGGGATGAGCCGGTGATGCGCGACGTCGTGACGATCGATCTCGGTCTGATCGCCCACGCCACAGCGTCGATCGCCGGTGAGATCTTCATCGACGACCAGTCCGACGGCACGAAGCTCGACGACGACCTCGCCGACCCGCGCTTCACGGCCACCCTCGAGGTGCGTCGCGACGGCGGATCCTGGAAGGCGGTCGGCTCGATGGCGTCGACGAACGTCTACAGCTTCGAGGACCTCCCGACCTATGACGACGCGAGCGGCACCCTGCTCGAGTACCGCGTCGTGGTTTCGGAGATTCCTCTGTGGCTCGGACTCACCTCGCACAACGCGGGTGCTGACGGCATCGACAGCGACTTCGTCGAGGACGCCCGTGGGGCGACCATCACGGCGGTGTCGGATGTGTACGTGCTCGCCGAGCACGTGGACGGTCACCTGATCCCCGTGGACACGCGCACGTCGATCTCGCACCCGACGGTGGACCTCGGTCTGCTCGAACCCGCCAGCATCATCGGCGGCATGGTGTGGGACGACGCCGACCACGACGGCCTCCGAGCCGAGGACGAGAAGCCCATCGTGGGCCGCGAGGTGACGCTGTGGGAGCTCGTCGACGGCGAGTGGGTACAGGCGCTCGACCTCGACGGACGCGGTGTGGTCGTCTCCGGTGAGGACGGTGTCTACAGCTTCCGCGTCGCGCCGATGCACTTCGACGACACGGCGGCGAACTTCCTGCAGCCGCGTGAGTACCGTGTGTCGGCCCAGCGCGACGGATGGCAGATGTGGTCGCCCGTCAACGTGGGCGATGACCCGCTCATCGACAGCGACATGACGGCGCCCGCCGAGGAGTTCGGCACGATCCACACCGGCATCAGCGGCCAGTTCTCGATCATCGAGATCGAGGAGGGTCTCGCGATCCCGGCGACGCAGCGTGACGACACCCACATGGACATGGGTCTGCGGTCGCAGAAGCACACCGTGATCGTGGGCGGCAGCGCGTGGGGCGAGAAGCTCGAGGACGGTCTGCGTCAGGATGGCGAGACGCCGCTCGCGGGCCTCACGGTCACGCTGTGGGAGCTCGTCGACGACGAGTGGGTGATCGTCGAGGACGTCACGGGCACCTCCACCCGCACGACCGACGCGAACGGCCGCTACGCCTTCACGGTCATGCCGGTCGACTTCGACGAGACGCACGACACCTACCTGCAGCCGCGCACCTATCGCACGACGGTCGACATGCCGTTCGGCTACCGGATGAGCGGCGGGGCGAGCGTCACCGCGACCCTGAACGGATCGCGCGTCGAGTCGATCGTCGCCGACCTGGTGCTGTTCGACGAGGACGGCAACGTCCTCCTCGACGAGCTGCTCGACCACCGCACGCTCGACTTCCCCTTCGTGCAGGACCGCCTCGCCTTCACCGGACTCGGCGGGCTCACAGCGGCGCTGGTCATCGCGTTGCTGCTCGGTGGTGGAGGGCTGTTTCTGATCATGGTTCGCCGTCGTCGCGACGGTCGAGAGGAGTTCGCGGAATGATGTCCCACGACACCCCCCGGTCGGGCCGCCGTTCGGCGGCCCCCCGGACGCGTCGGCCGCGGTGGATCGCTATCGCGATCGCCGCTGCCGCCGCCGTGGTGGCCGCGCTGGTGGCGGTCCTGATCTGGTCGCCGTGGTCGGTGCGCACGGTCGAGATCGGCGGCCTCGAGTACCGCACGAACATCGAGCTCCGCGAGGGGGATTCCGGCGTCTACGCGTTCATGCCCGTCAACACCGACACGACCGAGGTCGTGCTCGAGACGGGCGACCAGCAGAAGGACAGCGTGATCCGCAGCTTCCTGGAGCGTCTCGACACGTTCGTACCGGGTGAGCATGTGCTCGAGATGGACGAGGCACCCACGATCCGCGTGATCATCGATGGCATCGAGGGCGAGAGCGGAAGCGTTCTGGAGCAGCTCGACAGCTCCCGCGAGTAGCCTCCCGGCTTCGGCGATCACGGAGAATGGGCCCATGCCCTTCACCCTCGCTGAGCCGCACCACAGCGAGCTGCTGATCCGGAAGAGCCGGTTCATCGGATGCGTGGAGCCTGTCGCGGGGCGCGAGCAGGCGCTCGAGCGGGTCGCGGAGCTGCGCGAGCAGCACCCCGACGCGCGCCACGTGTGCTGGGCGCTCATGGCGGGCGGGCATTCCGCGGCGAACGACGACGGCGAACCGGGAGGCACCGCCGGGCGTCCCATGCTCGATGTGCTGCGGCATCAGGAGCTCGAGGGCGTTCTGGCGACCGTCGTGCGGTACTTCGGCGGGATCAAGCTCGGTGCGGGCGGTCTCGTGCGCGCCTACACGGATGCGGTCGCTCAGGCGCTCGTCGACGCCCAACGGGTGGAGCTCGTGCGCCTGCGCACCCTGCTCGTGGTGGTGCCGTACGCCGTCGAAGGTGCCGTGCGGCGCGAGTTCGACGCTCACGGGGCGACTCTCGGCGAGGTCGTGCACGGTGCGGATGTCGAGCTCGTCGTGCAGGTGCCGGACGATGTGGTCGACGCCCTCACCGCGCGTGTGAACGACATCGCGCAGGGTGCTGCGGTGATCGAGCAGATCGCCGACCCCGACGAGTGAGCGGCCGGCGGCCCGCCGCATCCTCGATCACCGCGAACGGGATGAGCGGCCCGCTCGCAGGGTCGGACAGCACCTCGCGCGGTGTCGGCGGAATGCGGGAGACTCGTGCGCATGGCACTCGTCGATCACCTGGGAATCACCGTCTCCGACCTCGAAGATGGGCGCGCGCGGTTCGATCCGCTCTTCAGCGCGCTCGGCTTCACCCGCTCCGACGCGGGGGAGTCGTCGGCGTGGTACCGGGAGGGCGAGCCGGAGCTCATCCTCTACGGCGCACGCGACACGAGCACCGCGCCGCACGTGCACGGCCGCGTCGGCTGGCAGCACCTCGCGTTCGCGGTCGGATCCCGGGATGAGGTCGAGCGGATGCACGCGCTGGCTCTCGAGGCGGGCTGGCACGCGGTGCGCGACCCGAAGGAGTATCCGCGGTTCTCGGGTGACTATTACGCATCGTTCGTGGAGGACGCCGACGGCATCCGCCTGGAGTTCATGACCAACTCCGAAGGAAGCGGCGCGTGACGCCACGCGCGGTGATCGCCGAGCGACGCGGCTCAGGGATGCCGGTCGTGCTCGTGCACGGCAACGGCGTCGACCACCGCGTGCTGCTCGACGTCGACGACGCCCTCGCGCTGCCGGGACTCGAGCGCATCCACCTCGACCTGCCCGGGTTCGGCGACGCCGCGCCCCTCCCGGCGCCCGGCGGGCTGCCTGAGCTGGCCGACGACCTCGCCGAGGCTGTGGCCGAGCTCACGGGCGCGGGGAGGTTTGCGATCGTCGGGCAGTCGCTGGGAGGGCTCCTCGCACGCGATGTCGCTGCCCGACTGCGCGAGCGATGCGCCGGGATCGCGCTGCTCGCGCCGGTCGTCGATTCGGATCGGAGTCATCGCACCGTGCCCGCGCACGAGGTGCTCGACGAGGACGCCGAGCTCGTCGCGGAGCTCGACGCGTCCGACGCCGACGAGTATCTCCCCCTCGCCGTGCTCCGCACACGCGACAACTGGGAGCGGTTCCGTGCGGCGATCCTGCCGGGAATCCGGGCGGCCGACCCTGGTGCGATGGCGGCCCTCGGCGACCGATACACGCTGCCGGAGCTGCCCGATGACAGGCTCGCAGGGTTCGACAGCCCGGTGCTCATCGTCGCCGGACGTCAGGACGCCATCGTCGGCTATGAGGATCAATGGCGGCTCGCCCAGCGGCTTCCCCATGCGACATATGCGGTGCTCGATCGCGCAGGCCACAACATCGTCGTCGACCAGCCGGTCGTCGTGCGCGACCTCCTCGCAGGGTGGGCCCGCGACGTGCTCGCGTCGGAGGCGCGGCGCACCTGAGCCGACGGGAGACGCGCGCGGCACGTCGCTCGGGGAGGACACCGACGGCATCCACCTGGAGTTCATCGCCAGCTGAGAGAATCGGGGGATGACCGCAACACTCGTCGCTCACGATCTCGCCGGCGGGTACGGCCACCGCACGCTCTTCGACGGGCTCGACCTCACGGTCGCGCCGGGTGACGTCGTGGGGGTCGTCGGGGCGAACGGGGCCGGCAAGTCGACGCTCCTGCGCATCCTCGCGGGCGTCGACGAGCCCCAGCAGGGCACCGTGTCCCTGGCACCCGCGGATGCGTTCGTGGGCTTCCTGCCGCAGGAGCATGAGCGCCTCGCGGGCGAGACGGTCGCGCAGTACATCGCACGGCGCACCGGCTGCGCCGCGGCGACCGCCGAGATGGATGCCGCGGCGCTCGCGCTCGGCGACCCCTCGCTCGCCCCCGCGGGTGTCGACCCCTCTGATGCGTATTCGACGGCGCTCGAGCGATGGCTTGCGAGCGGTGCCGCGGATCTCGACGAGCGCATCCCGGCTGTGCTCGCCGATCTGGGGCTCGATCTCGGCGACGATCCCGAGGTCACCCTCATGACCTCCCTCTCGGGCGGGCAGGCGGCGCGCGTGGGGCTCGCGGCCCTGCTGCTGTCGCGCTTCGACATCGCGCTGCTGGATGAGCCCACCAACGATCTCGACCTCGATGGTCTCGAACGTCTCGAGAACTTCGTCCGCGGACTCCGCGGCGGCGTCGTCCTCGTGAGCCACGACCGCGAATTCCTCGCGCGATGCGTGACGCGCGTGCTCGAACTCGACCTCACCCAGAACGCCAACCGTC from Salinibacterium sp. ZJ70 carries:
- a CDS encoding YigZ family protein codes for the protein MPFTLAEPHHSELLIRKSRFIGCVEPVAGREQALERVAELREQHPDARHVCWALMAGGHSAANDDGEPGGTAGRPMLDVLRHQELEGVLATVVRYFGGIKLGAGGLVRAYTDAVAQALVDAQRVELVRLRTLLVVVPYAVEGAVRREFDAHGATLGEVVHGADVELVVQVPDDVVDALTARVNDIAQGAAVIEQIADPDE
- a CDS encoding VOC family protein; its protein translation is MALVDHLGITVSDLEDGRARFDPLFSALGFTRSDAGESSAWYREGEPELILYGARDTSTAPHVHGRVGWQHLAFAVGSRDEVERMHALALEAGWHAVRDPKEYPRFSGDYYASFVEDADGIRLEFMTNSEGSGA
- a CDS encoding alpha/beta fold hydrolase, whose product is MTPRAVIAERRGSGMPVVLVHGNGVDHRVLLDVDDALALPGLERIHLDLPGFGDAAPLPAPGGLPELADDLAEAVAELTGAGRFAIVGQSLGGLLARDVAARLRERCAGIALLAPVVDSDRSHRTVPAHEVLDEDAELVAELDASDADEYLPLAVLRTRDNWERFRAAILPGIRAADPGAMAALGDRYTLPELPDDRLAGFDSPVLIVAGRQDAIVGYEDQWRLAQRLPHATYAVLDRAGHNIVVDQPVVVRDLLAGWARDVLASEARRT